The window GGGAAACAGTTTTTCTGGACGATTGATGTGCCGAAAGGATGGCAGTTACAGACGAAAGACAGCGCAAACCGGTTTATTTACATCTTTAATCATTATCCGGACCGGAGCATATTTGTTTACTGGAGCGATAGCACCGTAGAACTTAATCGGGATTCGGTGTTGAATTTACGAGACCGGTTGACGGGCAAATTCTATGAAGGTGATTCGGTTGACCGTAATTTCGTGCTGACTGATACTGTCCAATTTCTGGGGGGAGCGGCTTTGAGAATACGGGGGGTGTGGCAGAATCGCAAAGCGGTTATCGGGGGGCCATTTGTCTGTTATGCCTTCAACTATCAGGGTAGGTTTTTTATGGTTGATGGCGTGGTCTTCAACCCGGGCGAAAAAAAGTTGTCCAGTTTATTTCAAGTTGAGGCGATTATCCGGACCTTTCTGCCTTCGGGGGTATTAAAGGGGTAGTTGATAAACCCGGTAGGTGCGGTAGAGTTTTCCACCCCACATTTGGATGGGGCGGATAATGGCAAAGTTGTCTTCAAGAATCCAGGATACTTCACCTTCGGTGTAGCCAAGTTTTTTGGCACCGATGAACGATTCGTAATAGAGCAGGGAGTCGAAACCAAGGGTGTGGAATTTGCGTTTGACGCCCAGTGCCCAGAGTCGTGCCCGGGTGACACGGTTCTTATACCAAAGGAATTTGAGCCAGCCGATAGGAAACAGTTTGCCGTTTAATCGTTTGAGCACCTGATTGTAGTCAGGCAGGGCGATACACATTCCTGCAGGTTCGTCTTGATAAAAGACCAAAGGGCAGATTGCGGGCTGGATGATAGGTTTTAACTGACGGGCGAGGTCGTCAATCTCTTCATCGGTCATCGGCGCAAAGTCCCAGTTCTGGGACCAGGAGTCGTTGTATATTTCTTTGATATGTTTTAGATCCGTTTTTAAGTCATTGAGATTTACCGGACGAACCAATAGCCCGGGTTTGTTTTTGAGCGCATTTAATACCCGCTGGAGCTTTTCAGGAATCGGCTGGTCAAGCGGAACCGAGTAGGCATAGAGGTCTTTGACCTTGGTAAAGCCACAGTTTTCAATCAGGACAGGATAGTATGGTGGGTTGTAACTCATTTTGATATAAGGCATACCGTCAAACGGTTCGATTAAGAGCCCGGCTTCGTCGTTCAGGCTGGGGTTTGCCGGTCCGTAAATCAGTTTCATTCCCGCACCGGACAGATAATTCCGGACCGTGGCGAACAGTGCGTCAGCGGTTGCCTGGTTGTTCTCGCATTCAAAAAAGCCAAAAAATCCGATTTTAGTTTGGTGGTACTGGTTGTAATTAAAGTCAATTATCGCCGCCACCCTGCCCACCGTCCTGCCTGCTCTTTCGGCAAGAAACAGCTGGCGCTGGGCATGGGACCAGAAGGGGTTTTTGCCCGGGGTAAGGGTTTGTTTAACATCGTTGATCAGGGGTGGTACCCAGTAGGGGTCATTTTTGTACAGTTCAAATGGCAGGCGGACGAACTTGTCAAGTTCGGCATCGGTTTTTACCGGACGGATGGTAATACCGCTCAAGGTATCAAGCCCGATTTTTTCCCAACCCTTTCAAAAATTTCCAGCGCCTGGTCGATGTCTTCGTCGGTGTGGGTTGCCATATAACTGGTGCGAATCAGGGAGCGATTGGGCGGCACCGCAGGGGGTAGCACCGGGTTGGCAAAGATACCGGCGTCGAACAGGGCACGCCAGAAATTAAGGGTTTTCATATCGTCGCCGATATGGATGGGTACAATTGGGGTTGCGGTTGTGCCGAGGTTGTAACCCATCGTTCGGAGCCCTTCAATCGCGCGCCGGGCGTTGCGCCAGAGTTGTTTGCGCCGCTCCGGCTCGGATTTGATAATTTTCAGGGCGGCAAGGACCGTTGCGACAGCGGTTGGGGGAATTGCGGCGGAGAAGATTAAGGGCCTTGCCTGATGGCGGATGAAGGTGATTACCTTGTGCGCACCAACGACATAACCGCCAATGGTGGCAAACGATTTGGAGAATGTCCCCATAATCAGGTCAACATCATCCTCAACCCCAAAGTGTTCGGCGGTGCCGCGGCCGGTTTCTCCCAGAACACCAACGGAATGGGCGTCGTCAACCATCAGCCGGCAGTGGAACTTTTTTACCAGAGGGACGATTTTATCCAGTGGTGCGATGTCGCCTTCCATTGAGAAGATGCCATCAACAATTACCAGTTTGCCCGCATCCTTGGGGCAACTATCCAACACCAGTTCCAGCGAATCCGGGTCGTTGTGGGCAAATCTTTTGACCGAGCCGTAGGACATCTGACACCCGTCAACGATTGAGGCGTGGTCGAGTTTGTCGGTGATGGCGATATCGCCGCGCCGGACCAAAGCGGAGACAACACCAAGGTTGGTCTGATAACCGGTAGAAAAGACGATGCAGTCCTCTTTTTTGTAAAATTCTGCCAGTTCCGATTCCAGTTGCACATGAAGGTCAAGTGTTCCATTCAAGAATCGGGAGCCGGTACAACCGGTGCCGTACTTCTTGATGGCAGCAATCGCCGCTTCTTTAACGCGCGGGTCGGTCGTAAGGCCAAGGTAGTTGTTGGAGCCGAGCATTATCAACTCTTTGCCGTTGATTACCACCCGGCGGTCTGGTTCGGAGTTCAGGGGGATAAAGTAGGGGTAATAGCCGGCTCGCTTCGCCCGGTCAACAACAGGGTAATATTCATTACATTTGGCAAATAAGTCCATTGTGATTGATTTTAGATGTGCAAAGGTTGAAGTCAAGGATGCACCATCTTGCCTTTAAATTGAATCTCGGTATATTGGATAAAAGGATGCACATTTTCTTAACCCTGACCCTGCTTTTACCAATGCTTTGGGGCAGGTCAGACAAAGCCCAGTTTCAGGTGGTTCGGGTCATATGGACTTCGGACCTGCATAGTGTAGTTTTGCCCACGCCCGATTTCGCGGCGGCGGGTTTGCCCCGAAGGCATTTGGGCGGCTGGCACGGACTGATGCGGTTAATTAAAGAAGTGCGGCAACCGGGGAGTTTGCTCCTGGACAATGGCGATTTTGGATTTGGTTCACCGGAAGGCGACAGTTCACAGGGTAGGCTGGCGGTATGGCTGATGAACCGTCTGGGTTACGATGGTGCGGTTCTGGGCGCCCGGGACTTTACCGGCGGACTACAAAACCTTGAACTTCTTGCCCGTTATGCAACTTTTCCGATTCTTTGCGACCCGATGCTCGATGTGCTCCTCAACCGTTCATCACCCCTTTTCCGTCCTTATTTCGTAAAAGAGGTCAATGGGGTCAGGATTGGCATAATCGGGCTTACCGACCCGGAAATTACCATTTACAACCGGAAAACGGATGTTGCGGGCCTGGTGATTGACGAGCCGATTAAGCAGGTGGCGCGCTATCTGCCTGCGGTCCAGGCAGAGTCGGTAGAACTGGTCGTGGTGCTGGGGCATATCGATGCTGGCGTTGCGCGCCAGATTGTCGAATCAGTGCCCGGCATCGATTTGATTATCTGCCGCGGCGAGACGGACAAGGTTGAAAGTCAGTTACCGAAGAGCGGTCAGGGTGTAGTGGTTGTTGCCGGGGTTTACGGGCAAAGGGTTGGTGTCGTTGACATCCTGTTTCACAAGACCGAGCGCCGGGTTTATGCCATAGAGGCACAGGTGATGAATGTTGAACCGGATTTAGAGAAAGATTCAGCGGTTGAACAGGCGGTTCTGTCCGGAATGGACTGTGTTGTTGTTGAGAACGAGGAGGAGTTATTTCCGAATGGAGCGGGCAAGGCAAAACTCGGGCTACTGGTTGCCGAGGCGGTGCGTCAGATTACCGGGGCAGACCTGGTGGTCCTGCCTTTCTGGGTGATTGAACAGGGGCTGGAAAAGGGTAAGTTGAGCCGACGCCAGCTTTACAATGCGGTGCCTTACAAGGAGCGGCTGCGGATGGTGAGTTTGCCCGAAAGTTTGCTGGCGGTAGTTCTCACTCCAATAGAAATTGACCCCGGTTTTCCTGCGCCGTTTGTTGCCGGTGCGGACCTGTTTGTGCGGGGTGATACATTGAATGCTGCCCGAATCGGGGATGTGGTTCAATTTCGACTCCGGGACCGGCGCAAAGGTGTTTACCGGGTGGCGACCACTGAAACCTGGCTGGAGCGCACCGGTTTAAAAGAAAAGGGCAGGGTTTTTCCCGAAAATCTGACCGCGGTCTGGCTCAGGTTTGCCGAGCAAGCGGGCCGGTTAAATCCGGTTTTAGGACCAAAACTTTATGCCGCGACGCCGAAACAGGCGTTGAAGACAAGAAGTAGTGGTTTAATTGACATCAACAGCGCAACGGTTGAGATGCTGTGTGAGTTGCCCGGCATCGGTCCCAAAACCGCCCAGCGTATCGTTGAGTATCGGGAGCAGTACGGCAAGTTTAAGTCGGTGGAAGAGATAATGAATGTCCGGGGTATCGGTCCGAAGAAGTACGAACAGATTAAAGATTTGATTACCGTCCGTTAATAGGTTCGGGCGTAGTATATCAAAGTTTTCGTTTCTTTGCCGCAAACGATACACCGACCGAGGGTGTTCTGCTCGGTCAATGGCATATTACGGGGCGTGGTTTTGGTTTCGTCAATAATTCGGTTTTCACACTCCTGAGACCCGCACCAGTGGACCCGGACATAACCCGGTTTTTGGGCAAGGTTGTTTTTGAACTGTTCAAGGGTTTCTGCGGTGCTGGTAACAGTTGCCACCCACTCTCGGGCGCGCTCCAGCATGCCCTTTTGAATCTGCTCAAGGGTTTCTTTTACCGCCCGGTCAATCTGGTCAATTGGCACCACTGTTTTCCCTTTGCCATCCCGGGGTGCAAGTACCACCTGGTTTGCCTTTACATCCCGGGGCCCGATTTCAATTCTTAACGGCACCCCGCGCATCTCGTACTCGTTAAACTTCCAGCCCGGGGTGAACTGGGTTCTTTCGTCCAGTTTAACTCGAAAGCCGCTTAACCGTTCCCGGACCAAGGCGCAACTTTTTAAAACCGCTTCATCGTCTTTGCCATAAAGAATCGGGATGACAACCACCTGATAGGGAGCGATACGCGGCGGCAAAAAAAGACCCCGGTCATCGCCATGGGTCATAATCACCGCGCCAATCAGTCGGCTGGAAACGCCCCAGGATGTACCCCAGGGGTGCTTTTCGGTGTTGTCTTCGTCCAGATAGCGGATGTCAAAGGCGCGGGTAAAGTTCTGACCAAGATTGTGCGATGTGCCGGCTTGAAGCGCCTGACCATCGGGCATCAGCGCCTCAATAGAGTAGGTGGCAATTGCGCCCGGAAACTTTTCGCTTTCCGGTTTCATGCCGGCAATCACCGGCACGGCGAGGTCGTTTTCTACAAAGTCAACATAGATGTTTAAAATCCGTAAAGTTTCTTCCTGAGCCTCTTCGGGTGTGCGATGCAGGGTGTGGCCCTCCTGCCAGAGAAACTCAAGGGTACGCAGAAACAGCCGGGTGGTTTTTTCCCAGCGGAAGATGTTGCACCACTGGTTGATTAACACCGGCAGGTCGCGGTAACTCTTCACCCAGCGGGCATACATCCAGTTGATAATCGCTTCGCTGGTGGGTCTGAGGGCAAGCGGTTCGGTCAAATCGGTGTCCCCGCCCTTTGTCACCCAGGCGACCTGAGGCGAAAACCCCTTGACATGCTCCGCCTCTTTTT is drawn from candidate division WOR-3 bacterium and contains these coding sequences:
- a CDS encoding N-acetyltransferase, whose amino-acid sequence is MSGITIRPVKTDAELDKFVRLPFELYKNDPYWVPPLINDVKQTLTPGKNPFWSHAQRQLFLAERAGRTVGRVAAIIDFNYNQYHQTKIGFFGFFECENNQATADALFATVRNYLSGAGMKLIYGPANPSLNDEAGLLIEPFDGMPYIKMSYNPPYYPVLIENCGFTKVKDLYAYSVPLDQPIPEKLQRVLNALKNKPGLLVRPVNLNDLKTDLKHIKEIYNDSWSQNWDFAPMTDEEIDDLARQLKPIIQPAICPLVFYQDEPAGMCIALPDYNQVLKRLNGKLFPIGWLKFLWYKNRVTRARLWALGVKRKFHTLGFDSLLYYESFIGAKKLGYTEGEVSWILEDNFAIIRPIQMWGGKLYRTYRVYQLPL
- a CDS encoding pyridoxal phosphate-dependent aminotransferase family protein is translated as MDLFAKCNEYYPVVDRAKRAGYYPYFIPLNSEPDRRVVINGKELIMLGSNNYLGLTTDPRVKEAAIAAIKKYGTGCTGSRFLNGTLDLHVQLESELAEFYKKEDCIVFSTGYQTNLGVVSALVRRGDIAITDKLDHASIVDGCQMSYGSVKRFAHNDPDSLELVLDSCPKDAGKLVIVDGIFSMEGDIAPLDKIVPLVKKFHCRLMVDDAHSVGVLGETGRGTAEHFGVEDDVDLIMGTFSKSFATIGGYVVGAHKVITFIRHQARPLIFSAAIPPTAVATVLAALKIIKSEPERRKQLWRNARRAIEGLRTMGYNLGTTATPIVPIHIGDDMKTLNFWRALFDAGIFANPVLPPAVPPNRSLIRTSYMATHTDEDIDQALEIFERVGKKSGLIP
- a CDS encoding helix-hairpin-helix domain-containing protein, which gives rise to MHIFLTLTLLLPMLWGRSDKAQFQVVRVIWTSDLHSVVLPTPDFAAAGLPRRHLGGWHGLMRLIKEVRQPGSLLLDNGDFGFGSPEGDSSQGRLAVWLMNRLGYDGAVLGARDFTGGLQNLELLARYATFPILCDPMLDVLLNRSSPLFRPYFVKEVNGVRIGIIGLTDPEITIYNRKTDVAGLVIDEPIKQVARYLPAVQAESVELVVVLGHIDAGVARQIVESVPGIDLIICRGETDKVESQLPKSGQGVVVVAGVYGQRVGVVDILFHKTERRVYAIEAQVMNVEPDLEKDSAVEQAVLSGMDCVVVENEEELFPNGAGKAKLGLLVAEAVRQITGADLVVLPFWVIEQGLEKGKLSRRQLYNAVPYKERLRMVSLPESLLAVVLTPIEIDPGFPAPFVAGADLFVRGDTLNAARIGDVVQFRLRDRRKGVYRVATTETWLERTGLKEKGRVFPENLTAVWLRFAEQAGRLNPVLGPKLYAATPKQALKTRSSGLIDINSATVEMLCELPGIGPKTAQRIVEYREQYGKFKSVEEIMNVRGIGPKKYEQIKDLITVR
- the proS gene encoding proline--tRNA ligase; translated protein: MKDENIVKEIPPKSANFSEWYTAVVLRAELADYAPVRGCMVIRPYGYALWENMQALLDARFKATGHMNAYFPTLIPESFLKKEAEHVKGFSPQVAWVTKGGDTDLTEPLALRPTSEAIINWMYARWVKSYRDLPVLINQWCNIFRWEKTTRLFLRTLEFLWQEGHTLHRTPEEAQEETLRILNIYVDFVENDLAVPVIAGMKPESEKFPGAIATYSIEALMPDGQALQAGTSHNLGQNFTRAFDIRYLDEDNTEKHPWGTSWGVSSRLIGAVIMTHGDDRGLFLPPRIAPYQVVVIPILYGKDDEAVLKSCALVRERLSGFRVKLDERTQFTPGWKFNEYEMRGVPLRIEIGPRDVKANQVVLAPRDGKGKTVVPIDQIDRAVKETLEQIQKGMLERAREWVATVTSTAETLEQFKNNLAQKPGYVRVHWCGSQECENRIIDETKTTPRNMPLTEQNTLGRCIVCGKETKTLIYYARTY